Proteins from a single region of Syngnathus scovelli strain Florida chromosome 7, RoL_Ssco_1.2, whole genome shotgun sequence:
- the serpini1 gene encoding neuroserpin, with amino-acid sequence MWIPDSSSPLLLILSILLLGYSCRAADIPENTTSEFSVRLYHQLQATGGQDNIVFSPLSVAFALGMVELGARGESLEEIRQAIGFDNLLPGVEFSLLQNLTAALSEDVNQYTVRLANGLFIQEGIAFNPEFLHLMKKFLGANIQTVDYSESAAVAEQINSWVENHTESKIRDLLSAEDFSEVTRLTMVNAIYFRGSWTNQFRPENTRTFSFSRDDGSEVQTLMMYQLGDFYYGEFSDGSQEAGGVYQVLEMPYEGEDMYMMIVLPRQEVPLASLEPIIKAPLLEEWANNVKRQKVEVYLPRFKVEQKMDLKETLQELGIKSIFTKDADLSAMTGWKELYIGRAVQKAYLEVTEEGAEGAVGSGIIAQTRTLVLYPQVMADHPFFFIIRNRRTGSILFMGRVLTPEVIEPNDHDFDSM; translated from the exons ATGTGGATCCCGGACTCTTCATCCCCTCTCCTCCTGATCCTCTCCATCCTGTTGCTGGGCTACAGTTGCCGAGCGGCGGACATTCCAGAGAACACTACATCCGAATTCTCTGTCAGACTGTACCATCAGCTGCAGGCGACAGGGGGTCAAGACAACATTGTTTTCTCCCCCTTGAGCGTAGCCTTCGCCTTGGGAATGGTGGAGCTCGGAGCCAGAGGGGAGTCGCTGGAGGAAATCCGACAGGCCATAGGATTTGACAACCTGCTGCCAG GTGTGGAATTCTCTTTGCTCCAGAACCTAACAGCAGCGTTATCCGAGGACGTCAACCAGTATACAGTCCGCTTAGCCAACGGTCTCTTCATACAAGAAGGTATCGCCTTCAACCCCGAGTTCCTACACCTGATGAAGAAATTTTTGGGAGCCAATATTCAGACCGTTGACTACAGCGAATCAGCAGCTGTCGCCGAACAGATCAACAGCTGGGTGGAGAATCATACCGAGA GTAAGATCCGAGACCTTCTATCTGCCGAGGATTTTAGTGAGGTGACTCGTCTGACCATGGTCAACGCCATCTACTTTAGAGGCTCCTGGACAAATCAGTTCAGACCGGAAAACACCAGAACCTTCTCCTTCAGCAGAGATGATGGTTCCGAAGTCCAGACGCTGATGATGTACCAACTGGGTGACTTCTACTATG GTGAGTTCAGCGATGGCTCCCAGGAAGCTGGTGGTGTTTATCAGGTCTTAGAGATGCCGTACGAGGGGGAGGACATGTACATGATGATCGTCCTGCCTCGGCAGGAAGTGCCATTGGCTTCTCTGGAGCCTATCATTAAGGCACCACTgctggaggagtgggccaataaTGTTAAACGACAGAAGGTGGAAGTCTATCTGCCACG GTTCAAAGTTGAGCAGAAAATGGACCTGAAAGAAACTCTGCAGGAGCTCGGAATAAAGAGCATCTTCACTAAGGATGCTGATCTCTCTGCAATGACTG GCTGGAAGGAGCTTTATATTGGCAGGGCAGTGCAGAAAGCCTACCTGGAGGTGACTGAGGAAGGAGCTGAGGGAGCTGTCGGATCAG GAATTATTGCCCAGACCAGGACTCTGGTGCTGTACCCCCAAGTCATGGCTGATCACCCATTCTTTTTCATCATCAGAAATCGGAGAACAG GGTCTATCCTCTTCATGGGCAGGGTCCTGACCCCTGAAGTCATCGAGCCTAATGACCATGACTTTGACTCCATGTAA